One genomic window of Candidatus Kuenenia stuttgartiensis includes the following:
- the wecB gene encoding non-hydrolyzing UDP-N-acetylglucosamine 2-epimerase yields MFKIMSVLGTRPEAIKLAPIIKELQKHSDTLKSVVTVTAQHRQMLDSVLSVFAIKPDYDMNIMDKNQGLTDITCKVLKNIEVIYEEEQPDLVLVQGDTTTVFAASLAAYYRRIPVGHIEAGLRSSNKYQPFPEEINRRLTSVIAHLHFAPTDEAKTNLLNEGICEDLICVTGNTVIDALLEVAAQDFTFDNDLLNNIKGRMILITAHRRESFGKPFIDICNAILTLAKQYPDVTFVYPVHLNPNVRNIVYPMLGNLSNIMLIEPLEYMPFVHLMKRACIILTDSGGIQEESPSLNKPILILREVTERPEAIKAGSAKLVGTHSQTIIRETTRLLEDTQEYERMINIVNPFGDGMASQRTVNFIKNKFMENNNNTAGKY; encoded by the coding sequence ATGTTTAAAATCATGAGTGTTTTAGGTACTCGTCCAGAAGCCATAAAACTTGCACCAATAATTAAAGAATTACAAAAACATTCAGACACTCTGAAAAGTGTTGTTACCGTTACCGCTCAACATCGTCAAATGCTCGATAGCGTCCTGAGTGTCTTCGCGATAAAACCAGATTACGATATGAATATTATGGATAAAAATCAAGGGCTAACCGATATAACATGCAAAGTATTAAAAAACATAGAAGTGATCTATGAAGAAGAACAGCCTGACTTGGTTTTAGTACAGGGGGATACAACTACTGTTTTTGCCGCCTCATTGGCCGCTTATTATAGGAGAATCCCTGTGGGACACATAGAGGCGGGATTACGATCAAGTAATAAATACCAACCCTTTCCGGAAGAAATAAATCGAAGACTTACCAGTGTCATAGCGCATTTACACTTTGCGCCAACTGATGAAGCAAAAACAAATTTACTAAATGAGGGTATATGTGAAGACCTTATCTGTGTAACAGGTAATACAGTGATAGACGCCTTACTTGAAGTTGCAGCACAGGATTTCACATTTGATAACGATTTACTGAACAACATAAAAGGCAGAATGATCTTAATTACAGCGCATCGGCGAGAAAGTTTTGGAAAACCGTTCATTGATATCTGTAATGCAATCCTGACGTTAGCGAAACAATATCCGGATGTTACTTTTGTATATCCGGTACATCTCAATCCAAACGTTAGGAATATTGTATATCCCATGCTAGGCAACTTATCGAACATCATGCTTATCGAGCCGCTAGAATACATGCCTTTTGTTCACTTAATGAAACGAGCCTGTATTATCTTAACTGATTCCGGGGGCATTCAGGAAGAGTCCCCTTCCTTAAATAAACCTATCCTGATACTTCGCGAAGTCACAGAACGCCCTGAGGCTATAAAAGCGGGAAGCGCAAAACTCGTGGGCACACATTCCCAAACTATTATTCGTGAAACAACTCGTTTATTGGAGGACACACAGGAGTACGAGCGGATGATCAATATTGTAAATCCCTTTGGCGATGGAATGGCATCTCAACGAACAGTAAATTTTATTAAAAACAAATTTATGGAAAACAATAATAATACTGCAGGGAAATATTAG